The following are encoded in a window of Ferribacterium limneticum genomic DNA:
- the ampD gene encoding 1,6-anhydro-N-acetylmuramyl-L-alanine amidase AmpD, with protein MSWQPDGWLDGVGWLPSPNFGERPAGEPVSLVVIHNISLPPDEFGGDWVEDFFLNRLDPTVNRYFSTIFKLQVSAHFYVRRDGRVVQFVGCDQRAWHAGQSCWCERDNCNDYSVGIELEGSDTQPFTAEQYAALWGVLDALRARYPIAAIAGHCHIAPGRKTDPGPYFDWPALKTRYPDVDLPAEITA; from the coding sequence ATGTCGTGGCAGCCTGATGGTTGGCTGGATGGGGTGGGCTGGCTGCCTTCTCCCAACTTTGGTGAGCGGCCGGCTGGCGAGCCAGTGTCGCTGGTGGTCATTCACAACATCAGCCTGCCGCCTGACGAGTTCGGTGGTGACTGGGTCGAGGATTTTTTCCTTAATCGGCTCGATCCTACGGTCAACCGGTATTTTTCGACAATTTTCAAATTGCAGGTCTCGGCCCATTTTTACGTTCGACGCGATGGCCGGGTCGTCCAGTTCGTCGGCTGCGACCAGCGGGCCTGGCATGCCGGGCAGTCGTGCTGGTGTGAGCGTGACAACTGCAACGACTACTCGGTCGGTATCGAACTGGAAGGCTCGGATACGCAGCCGTTCACGGCCGAGCAGTACGCGGCCCTGTGGGGTGTGCTCGATGCCTTGCGCGCGCGTTACCCGATTGCGGCCATCGCCGGCCATTGCCACATCGCGCCCGGACGGAAGACCGATCCCGGGCCATATTTCGACTGGCCGGCTTTGAAAACGCGCTATCCGGATGTGGACTTACCGGCCGAAATAACGGCTTAG
- a CDS encoding pyridoxal phosphate-dependent aminotransferase → MYRPAQRLADIEPFHVVELLTRARQLEAEGRDIIHMEVGEPDFPTPEPITNAAVNAIKSGKTKYTEALGLPELRQAISAFYHKRYGVSVPASRIAVTNGASGALNLAFACLADPGSEWLLTDPGYPCNRHILRTFDGRPQNIPVGPETNFQPTPELLRQHWKPSTAGLLVASPANPTGTLLTLAEIEALAEVCRENNGHFLVDEIYHGLTYEIDAPTACSAGDDIWVLNSFSKYFQMTGWRLGWMVIPEPYLRDVEKLAQNLTLCPSTPAQYGALAAFEPETIALLEIRRAEFRRRRDFLAPALEQIGFRVTARPEGAFYLYCDCSALADDSYTLAKDLLEKTGVAATPGLDFGSNEPEKYIRFAYTTDVARLAEAAERLSRYFGR, encoded by the coding sequence ATGTATCGCCCCGCCCAACGCCTTGCCGACATTGAACCCTTCCACGTCGTCGAACTGCTGACCCGCGCCCGCCAGCTCGAAGCCGAAGGGCGCGACATCATTCACATGGAAGTCGGCGAACCGGACTTCCCGACACCGGAGCCCATCACGAATGCTGCGGTCAACGCGATAAAAAGCGGAAAAACGAAATATACCGAGGCGCTTGGTTTGCCGGAATTGCGTCAAGCGATCAGCGCCTTTTACCACAAACGCTACGGCGTTAGCGTACCGGCCAGTCGCATTGCCGTGACCAATGGCGCCTCCGGTGCCTTGAATCTGGCTTTTGCCTGCCTGGCCGATCCCGGCAGCGAGTGGTTGCTGACCGATCCGGGCTACCCGTGTAATCGCCATATTTTGCGCACTTTTGACGGGCGACCGCAGAACATCCCGGTCGGCCCCGAAACCAACTTTCAGCCGACACCGGAATTGCTTCGTCAGCACTGGAAGCCGAGCACCGCCGGTCTGCTCGTCGCCTCGCCGGCCAACCCGACAGGCACCCTGCTAACGCTGGCCGAGATCGAGGCCTTGGCCGAGGTTTGCCGCGAGAACAACGGGCATTTTCTGGTCGACGAGATTTACCACGGGCTGACCTACGAAATCGACGCCCCAACGGCCTGCTCCGCCGGCGACGATATCTGGGTTTTGAACAGCTTTTCCAAGTATTTTCAGATGACGGGCTGGCGATTGGGCTGGATGGTCATCCCTGAGCCCTACCTGCGCGACGTCGAAAAACTGGCGCAGAACCTGACACTCTGCCCCTCGACACCCGCCCAGTACGGCGCGCTGGCAGCCTTCGAGCCGGAAACCATCGCCCTCCTCGAAATCCGACGTGCCGAGTTTCGTCGCCGCCGCGACTTCCTCGCCCCGGCGCTGGAGCAGATCGGCTTTCGCGTCACCGCCCGTCCTGAAGGCGCCTTCTATCTCTATTGCGACTGTTCGGCGCTGGCCGATGACAGCTACACGCTGGCCAAGGATTTGCTGGAGAAAACCGGAGTTGCCGCAACACCCGGCCTTGATTTCGGCAGCAACGAACCGGAAAAATATATCCGCTTCGCCTACACGACAGATGTAGCCCGGCTGGCCGAAGCGGCGGAACGCCTAAGCCGTTATTTCGGCCGGTAA